In the Vibrio gigantis genome, one interval contains:
- a CDS encoding YecH family metal-binding protein gives MTTEIHAHNVLNLLSDKPLTREELTQELAQTYGEEARFHTCKLNGLDLDGLLKFFLKMEKVVVIDDKLCTNRERVCNH, from the coding sequence ATGACTACCGAAATTCATGCACACAACGTTTTAAACCTACTGAGTGACAAGCCACTGACTCGTGAAGAGTTGACGCAAGAGCTCGCTCAAACTTATGGCGAAGAAGCTCGTTTCCATACGTGTAAGCTGAACGGCCTGGATTTAGATGGATTGCTGAAGTTTTTCCTGAAAATGGAAAAGGTCGTGGTTATCGATGACAAGCTTTGCACTAATCGCGAACGTGTGTGTAACCACTAA
- a CDS encoding lysoplasmalogenase — translation MWSWLAVSLSGIGAIAGTKHGHIGQALSYKVFTFVLLAIIALTQSVVADFTYWIVAGLAISAIADVLHTVSQKRPLHFVCFLLAQLCYSKAFWLQLSGEMVWWLFALLLAACVVAFFLLLPRLDKLVFPVVIMGIVLIQLAWASGEVWLLDPQLSHAVGFAGCAVLLLSALAYALNFYRSPIKGAYFWVTGSYFVAHALIVASLTI, via the coding sequence ATGTGGAGTTGGTTGGCGGTTTCCTTGTCTGGTATCGGAGCAATAGCAGGAACGAAACATGGACATATCGGTCAGGCCTTATCGTATAAGGTGTTTACTTTTGTATTATTAGCGATCATTGCTTTAACTCAATCTGTCGTTGCTGATTTTACCTATTGGATCGTGGCTGGGTTGGCGATCTCTGCGATTGCAGATGTCCTTCATACCGTTAGTCAAAAACGTCCTCTGCATTTTGTTTGTTTCTTGCTGGCTCAGCTCTGCTACAGCAAAGCATTTTGGTTACAGCTATCAGGAGAAATGGTCTGGTGGTTGTTCGCGCTCTTATTGGCGGCTTGTGTCGTTGCTTTCTTCTTACTGCTGCCTCGCTTAGACAAACTCGTCTTTCCTGTGGTTATCATGGGTATCGTGCTTATTCAGCTTGCATGGGCTTCTGGTGAGGTCTGGTTGCTCGATCCTCAACTGTCGCATGCGGTGGGTTTTGCTGGTTGTGCCGTGTTGCTGCTTTCGGCATTGGCGTATGCTCTAAATTTCTATCGTAGCCCAATTAAGGGTGCCTACTTTTGGGTAACGGGCAGTTACTTTGTGGCGCACGCTCTCATTGTTGCTTCCCTTACCATTTAG
- a CDS encoding DUF4145 domain-containing protein yields the protein MTDIEKVVTRTRNIEKLLRLQYHAEGEGLHELVTSCEERLPHDMVSKLRYIATCRNKVVNEHEAKLEDQHKFIMMCNDCEKELTPRSGRFIWRVAILLMMAMTLAAAGFYYANWDVLSLHLFSK from the coding sequence ATGACCGATATTGAAAAAGTGGTGACAAGAACTCGCAATATAGAGAAATTATTGAGGCTTCAATATCATGCCGAAGGCGAAGGATTGCATGAGCTTGTAACAAGCTGTGAAGAAAGGCTGCCGCACGATATGGTGAGCAAACTGCGTTATATTGCAACGTGTCGTAACAAGGTCGTCAATGAACATGAGGCTAAGTTGGAAGACCAACATAAGTTCATCATGATGTGTAACGACTGTGAGAAGGAACTGACTCCACGCAGTGGTCGCTTTATCTGGCGAGTTGCGATCTTACTGATGATGGCAATGACTTTAGCTGCCGCAGGTTTCTATTATGCGAACTGGGATGTGTTATCACTGCATCTGTTTTCGAAGTAA
- a CDS encoding DUF2500 domain-containing protein — MPNSLFFAIFVLAALAAWVFIGFYRKHSQGENAPEKKVNVTVLDKQSIDLPDAELGQEDQEYWIYVQRGVVGPKREFQVGIHYFHALNPGDKGTLTYQGDKFLHFALKR; from the coding sequence ATGCCTAATTCACTCTTTTTTGCCATCTTTGTACTCGCAGCTCTAGCTGCTTGGGTATTTATTGGTTTCTATCGAAAACACTCGCAAGGTGAAAATGCGCCAGAAAAGAAAGTGAATGTCACGGTGTTAGACAAACAATCCATCGACCTTCCTGACGCAGAACTAGGCCAAGAAGATCAAGAGTACTGGATTTACGTTCAACGTGGTGTGGTTGGTCCGAAGCGAGAATTCCAAGTCGGAATCCACTACTTCCACGCCCTTAACCCAGGTGACAAAGGAACCTTAACCTACCAAGGCGATAAATTCTTACACTTTGCATTGAAGCGCTAA
- a CDS encoding acyltransferase yields the protein MKQRILFFDLARCVAAVAVIAIHVLAPYRNELGTIPFGEWLTAVTVNGFSRWAVPVFILITGALMLSDQRPFDAKYYLKRRLGKVLIPFIVWSLFYTYLSGWSAMGFDADVSWDVLLNSYHHYTYYHLGFFYYFIPLYFVIPFLQIMVRKYGDKSVYAFTAIWLFTTLLFLLKIDGPWSHELWLYSGYLPLGYLLYQIVPLNKTTVGVSVLLGGLALLTTVYMVVDASLMAEEYTVGRWLSYKTLNTVLAASMVFMVCRYFGEGLSEKSNQVVGFISKHSLGIYLLHPIFLWPMKEFGWYQGHPAWVIPLWIVISGAGALWMSWLVSKSEKTRWLLP from the coding sequence ATGAAGCAGCGAATTCTCTTTTTTGATTTAGCACGATGTGTCGCGGCCGTAGCGGTTATCGCGATTCATGTTTTGGCTCCTTATCGCAATGAATTGGGTACTATTCCTTTCGGCGAATGGCTTACCGCCGTTACGGTGAACGGTTTCAGCCGCTGGGCAGTACCTGTGTTCATCTTGATTACTGGCGCACTGATGCTGAGTGATCAGCGTCCATTTGATGCCAAATACTACCTCAAGCGACGCTTAGGCAAGGTATTGATACCTTTCATCGTCTGGTCGCTTTTCTATACCTACCTGTCGGGGTGGTCGGCTATGGGCTTTGATGCCGATGTCAGCTGGGATGTGTTGCTCAATAGCTATCATCACTACACCTATTACCACCTTGGTTTCTTCTATTATTTCATCCCTCTCTACTTTGTGATTCCTTTCTTACAGATCATGGTCAGAAAGTATGGAGATAAATCGGTCTATGCCTTTACGGCGATATGGTTGTTCACAACTTTATTGTTCTTATTGAAAATCGATGGTCCTTGGAGTCACGAATTGTGGTTGTACAGCGGGTACTTACCATTGGGTTACTTGCTGTATCAGATTGTTCCACTTAATAAGACGACTGTCGGTGTAAGTGTGTTACTTGGTGGGTTAGCGTTATTAACTACTGTCTATATGGTGGTTGATGCAAGTTTGATGGCAGAAGAGTACACGGTAGGGCGCTGGTTATCTTACAAAACGTTAAATACGGTATTAGCGGCGAGCATGGTGTTCATGGTATGTCGTTACTTTGGTGAAGGGTTATCTGAGAAGAGTAATCAAGTGGTTGGCTTTATCAGTAAACACAGCTTAGGCATTTACTTACTGCACCCGATTTTCTTGTGGCCTATGAAAGAGTTCGGTTGGTACCAAGGACATCCTGCTTGGGTTATTCCATTATGGATTGTGATCAGCGGAGCTGGTGCGTTATGGATGAGCTGGTTGGTGTCTAAGTCAGAGAAAACACGTTGGCTACTGCCTTAG